The following are from one region of the Acidimicrobiia bacterium genome:
- a CDS encoding glycerol-3-phosphate acyltransferase encodes MEQAAAIVVSYLVGSISFGIIVASMQGIDIRAVGSGNPGTSNVLRTLGTKSAVVVLVGDGIKGAVAAGLGAVWIGGDFGWVTLFAAVVGHSFPLWHGFNGGKSVATAIGGVAYLAPWIGAVLGVVWFAALAIWRTASIGSLVVMGLLVPLVALSGRSGVAITWSGATAAFIVIRHIPNIRRLMSATEQQVRP; translated from the coding sequence GTGGAACAAGCCGCTGCGATCGTTGTCTCGTACCTCGTTGGGAGCATCAGCTTCGGCATCATCGTCGCGTCGATGCAGGGCATCGACATTCGGGCCGTCGGATCGGGCAATCCGGGAACATCCAATGTCCTCCGCACCCTCGGGACGAAGTCGGCGGTGGTCGTCCTCGTCGGGGACGGCATCAAAGGCGCGGTGGCCGCGGGGCTCGGCGCTGTCTGGATCGGCGGAGACTTCGGGTGGGTCACGCTGTTCGCGGCCGTCGTCGGACACTCCTTCCCGCTGTGGCACGGCTTCAACGGCGGCAAGAGCGTTGCGACCGCGATCGGGGGAGTCGCCTACCTTGCCCCGTGGATCGGCGCGGTACTCGGCGTCGTGTGGTTCGCAGCGCTCGCCATCTGGAGGACCGCCTCGATCGGGTCTCTCGTCGTGATGGGGCTCCTTGTTCCCTTGGTCGCGTTGTCGGGCCGTTCGGGTGTGGCGATCACCTGGTCCGGTGCAACGGCAGCGTTCATCGTGATACGCCACATCCCCAACATCAGGCGGCTGATGAGCGCCACCGAACAACAGGTGCGCCCATGA
- a CDS encoding LuxR C-terminal-related transcriptional regulator, translated as MTDGPVRDQAALQALLSVISDGVMVTDLDGVRLYSNPALDHLVGSDACAPRRSSDPPTFVPPNKRDEYLGILDKMQQGRLRHGSLSFDFDIVDGEGEAIRVPVDLVPATRGGDTIAAVLWVFHAHDNDGLGRARQLEKAIKSIAAEVETLGYLSNEPQARHLPGLDDLSQRESEVLALLLAGHRVTTMATELCVSKHTVRNHLKAIFKKLKVHSQAELIQLAKGTGNTARTNRGQS; from the coding sequence ATGACTGATGGCCCCGTTCGCGATCAGGCAGCGCTCCAGGCGTTGCTGTCGGTGATCTCCGACGGCGTCATGGTGACCGACCTCGACGGCGTCAGGCTGTACAGCAACCCTGCGCTGGATCACCTGGTTGGCTCCGATGCCTGCGCGCCTCGTCGTTCGTCGGACCCGCCCACCTTTGTCCCTCCCAACAAGCGCGACGAATACCTCGGCATTCTCGACAAGATGCAACAGGGGCGCCTCCGCCACGGATCCCTGTCTTTCGACTTCGACATCGTCGACGGCGAGGGTGAGGCCATCCGGGTCCCCGTGGATCTCGTCCCGGCCACGCGAGGGGGCGACACCATCGCCGCGGTTCTGTGGGTGTTTCACGCCCACGACAATGATGGTCTTGGGCGTGCGCGCCAACTCGAGAAGGCGATCAAGTCCATCGCTGCCGAGGTCGAGACCCTCGGCTACCTGTCGAACGAACCGCAGGCCCGGCACCTGCCGGGACTCGACGACCTCTCCCAGCGCGAGTCCGAAGTACTCGCGCTTCTCCTCGCGGGGCACCGCGTGACGACGATGGCAACGGAACTGTGCGTGTCCAAGCACACGGTCCGGAACCACCTCAAGGCCATCTTCAAGAAGCTGAAGGTGCACTCCCAAGCCGAGCTCATCCAACTGGCGAAAGGGACAGGGAACACCGCACGGACAAACCGCGGGCAGTCGTGA
- the moaC gene encoding cyclic pyranopterin monophosphate synthase MoaC: MDEMNHLADDGTVRMVDVGAKAETQRRAVAVADVAIEDSTAERLFGGDLPKGDALATVRIAAIQATKRTPDLIPLCHPLAISGVDVTVERSASGATVTVDVRVAGRTGVEMEAMTGAAVGALALYDMVKGIDRSAEIVSVRLLHKAGGRTGEWHRD; encoded by the coding sequence ATGGATGAGATGAACCATCTCGCCGATGACGGGACGGTGAGGATGGTCGATGTCGGCGCGAAGGCCGAGACGCAGCGCCGGGCGGTTGCCGTTGCTGATGTGGCCATAGAGGACTCCACGGCCGAGCGTCTCTTCGGCGGGGACCTCCCGAAGGGCGATGCGCTCGCCACCGTACGGATTGCGGCGATCCAGGCGACGAAGCGGACTCCGGACCTGATTCCGCTGTGCCATCCGTTGGCAATCTCGGGGGTGGATGTCACGGTCGAACGGTCGGCGTCGGGTGCGACGGTGACGGTTGATGTTCGTGTCGCGGGTAGGACCGGCGTCGAGATGGAGGCAATGACCGGGGCCGCCGTCGGTGCGCTTGCCCTGTACGACATGGTCAAGGGCATCGACCGGTCCGCTGAGATCGTTTCGGTCCGGTTGCTGCACAAGGCCGGCGGGCGGACCGGCGAGTGGCACCGTGACTGA
- a CDS encoding MogA/MoaB family molybdenum cofactor biosynthesis protein translates to MTERRAGVVTVSNSAAAGATDDRSGTILAEGLADLGFDVVERSVIPDGVESVETTLRDLASRCDLIVTTGGTGLSPTDLTPEGTLRVVDRLVPGVSEALRADTFGKVPFGMLSRGVSGLAGACLVINLPGSPKAVSEGLEVIAGVLEHAIDLATGEFGRHD, encoded by the coding sequence GTGACTGAACGGCGCGCCGGTGTGGTGACCGTTTCGAACTCGGCCGCTGCCGGCGCCACGGACGACCGGTCTGGCACGATCCTCGCTGAGGGCCTCGCCGACCTCGGATTCGATGTCGTCGAGCGGTCGGTGATCCCCGACGGGGTCGAATCGGTCGAGACCACGCTTCGCGACCTTGCCAGCCGCTGTGATCTGATCGTGACCACCGGCGGGACCGGGCTCTCCCCGACGGACCTGACACCCGAAGGCACTCTGCGTGTGGTGGACCGCCTCGTGCCCGGTGTCTCTGAGGCCCTGCGCGCCGATACCTTCGGAAAGGTCCCGTTCGGGATGCTGTCGCGGGGTGTGAGTGGACTCGCGGGCGCATGTCTCGTGATCAATCTCCCCGGCTCGCCCAAGGCCGTGTCGGAAGGCCTCGAGGTGATCGCCGGTGTGCTCGAGCACGCCATCGACCTCGCGACGGGAGAATTCGGACGCCACGACTGA
- a CDS encoding molybdopterin molybdotransferase MoeA, with amino-acid sequence MRPLEDARADVLGAMRRLPTEMVAALVSKGRVTSEPCVANESVPPFANSAMDGFAVRADDVARCPVSLTINEDVPAGSVPTVAVGVGTATRIMTGAPMPDGADAVVKVEDTRIDRDGAVTVLTAADRGANVRPAGGDVSQGDVVVDAGVRLTARHAAALASAGIAPRVSTMPVVAVLSTGDEIVEPDASDLGPGKIRDTNRVLLLSVLRSLGVEAVDLGIVGDDPGALADMYRRAADTADVIVSTGGVSMGDYDYVKQVLGDMGSVDFWRVAMQPAKPFAFGSVNGVPLFGLPGNPVSTFVAYEQFLRPALLHMMGATALLRPRIEAVMGEDIETAPDKEVFVRVMLATDRGGSFVAVRSGGQGSNVLSALASADAFAVVPVGVGTLSAGDPVMLEMFTWDENRALDG; translated from the coding sequence ATGAGGCCACTCGAGGATGCCCGCGCCGATGTGCTTGGCGCCATGCGCCGCCTCCCAACCGAGATGGTCGCCGCACTGGTGTCCAAGGGCAGGGTCACCTCGGAACCCTGCGTCGCCAACGAGTCCGTTCCACCGTTCGCGAATTCGGCGATGGACGGGTTTGCCGTGAGGGCAGACGATGTTGCCCGCTGCCCGGTCAGCCTCACGATCAATGAGGATGTCCCGGCAGGTTCGGTTCCGACGGTTGCCGTCGGAGTAGGGACGGCGACGCGGATCATGACGGGTGCGCCGATGCCGGACGGGGCCGATGCGGTCGTCAAGGTCGAGGACACGCGTATCGACCGCGACGGTGCCGTGACGGTGCTGACGGCCGCAGACCGTGGCGCCAATGTGCGACCAGCTGGGGGCGATGTGTCGCAAGGGGATGTGGTGGTCGACGCTGGTGTTCGGCTCACGGCCCGGCACGCCGCAGCGCTTGCAAGTGCAGGGATCGCACCACGGGTATCGACGATGCCGGTGGTTGCGGTACTGTCAACCGGTGACGAGATCGTCGAACCGGACGCGTCCGATCTCGGTCCCGGCAAGATCCGCGACACGAACCGTGTCCTGCTGCTGTCGGTCCTCCGTTCGCTCGGTGTCGAGGCGGTGGATCTCGGCATCGTCGGCGACGATCCGGGCGCCCTTGCCGACATGTACCGGCGTGCCGCCGACACGGCCGATGTGATCGTGTCGACCGGTGGTGTGTCGATGGGGGACTACGACTATGTCAAGCAGGTCCTCGGCGACATGGGGTCCGTTGACTTCTGGAGGGTCGCTATGCAGCCGGCGAAGCCGTTCGCGTTCGGGTCGGTGAACGGTGTCCCGCTGTTCGGCCTTCCGGGCAACCCCGTGTCGACCTTCGTGGCGTATGAGCAGTTCCTGCGCCCAGCGTTGTTGCACATGATGGGCGCCACGGCCCTGCTCCGGCCGCGCATCGAAGCGGTGATGGGTGAGGACATCGAGACCGCACCGGACAAGGAGGTCTTCGTCCGGGTGATGCTCGCGACGGATCGGGGCGGGTCATTCGTTGCGGTCCGCTCGGGCGGTCAGGGTTCCAATGTGCTGTCGGCCCTCGCGTCCGCTGACGCGTTCGCGGTCGTCCCGGTCGGTGTGGGTACGCTGTCGGCGGGAGATCCGGTGATGTTGGAGATGTTCACATGGGACGAGAATCGGGCGCTCGATGGATGA
- a CDS encoding SAF domain-containing protein: protein MLVLSRPPYLRWLAAVALLAGAFAWDLSKGAAEPAPFAATTIERGTVIEASMIEWRQVPVGLLPAVELTGVAATRIDRGEPIVASALSTAASIPIGWWTVPMDVPPAATPGASVRIVLADGFGVVGRVVEASRDDPFGMREPGLVAVPHEAADMVALAAASNQVVLLFGQQ, encoded by the coding sequence GTGCTCGTCCTGTCGCGTCCCCCGTACCTGCGTTGGCTTGCCGCCGTCGCGCTGCTCGCGGGAGCATTCGCGTGGGATCTGTCCAAAGGCGCAGCCGAACCTGCACCGTTCGCTGCGACGACGATCGAGCGAGGGACCGTCATCGAGGCGTCGATGATCGAGTGGCGCCAGGTACCCGTCGGCCTCCTCCCCGCGGTCGAGCTCACCGGCGTGGCCGCGACCCGGATCGACCGCGGCGAACCCATTGTGGCGAGCGCCCTCTCGACAGCGGCAAGCATCCCCATCGGCTGGTGGACGGTTCCGATGGATGTCCCTCCGGCGGCGACACCGGGTGCCTCGGTGCGGATCGTCCTTGCTGACGGGTTCGGGGTCGTCGGCCGGGTCGTCGAGGCATCCCGCGATGACCCCTTCGGGATGCGAGAACCCGGACTCGTCGCGGTCCCCCACGAGGCTGCCGACATGGTCGCGTTGGCTGCGGCCTCCAACCAGGTTGTTCTGTTGTTCGGACAGCAATGA